In Populus alba chromosome 9, ASM523922v2, whole genome shotgun sequence, a genomic segment contains:
- the LOC118034707 gene encoding P-loop NTPase domain-containing protein LPA1 homolog 1 isoform X1: protein MTTEVGKVLYIVVVDEEEKRGKEKGKVSFRYTRPVLQSTLQLMGCKARHAFKISKRVFEVMRNEFSNEVSLSEEVEIRVVDASKENSEREDGLSSGGSLGKIEVSNRLVSEEDRNKSIPFELYKRRTTVVVRRESFLNVVCDALTEYKYVGPNQREDLVLACRIRERKESVTVLLCGTSGCGKSTLSALLGSRLGVTTVISTDSIRHMMRSFVDEKQNPLLWASTYHAGEYLDPEAVGEAKAKRKAKKLAGIANLRSKDELSDGYTAGKSGSGAPEVTSGTAEFISPKQMAIEGFKAQSEMVIDSLDRLITAWEERKESVVVEGVHLSLNFVMGLMKKHPSILPFMIYITNEDKHMERFAVRAKYMTLDPAKNKYVKYIRNIRTIQEYLCKRADKHLVPKINNTNVDKSVAAIHATVFSCLRRREAGEQLYDPTTNTIALVDEEYRNQCAANSLSSKGMFQLIQRKGSSRHLMALLNTDGSVAKAWPVDSVDGNGKSGSGQGTDSGKGIPMYGPLQIGKAEPVNLQFGHFGISAWPSEGGTSHAGSVDESRADGTDTGSRYYSSCCSSPRMLDGAAKELKEGLSVHGSDEEADDPPEVDSDEDLSDDDAEKHNHEEIGSVDEESSKSDEEYDDLAMQDVQENGYRSDDDEESKDRLPPISWGHSSPKRGDKYRQNLERFLSTRSEQVAEPLRSYSSLLREKGERRMLNSGSLKIRKRSLSIPAIGKHESMVGDPILSGAPRR from the exons atgaCGACGGAGGTGGGAAAAGTTCTGTACATAGTGGTGGTTGAtgaggaagaaaaaagagggaaagagaaagggaaagtgTCTTTTAGATATACGCGTCCGGTTTTGCAGAGTACTCTGCAACTCATGGGATGTAAAGCCCGTCATGCTTTTAAG ATTAGCAAAAGGGTTTTTGAGGTCATGAGAAATGAATTTTCAAACGAGGTTTCACTTTCTGAAGAAGTTGAGATAAGAGTGGTGGATGCTTCAAAAGAAAATTCAGAGAGGGAAGATGGCTTGTCGAGTGGAGGTAGCTTGGGCAAAATAGAGGTCAGCAATCGTTTGGTTTCAGAGGAAGATAGAAATAAGAGTATACCATTTGAATTGTACAAAAGGCGTACCACTGTAGTTGTTAGAAGGGAGAGTTTCTTGAATGTTGTTTGTGATGCTCTGACTGAATATAAGTATGTGGGGCCTAACCAGAGGGAGGACTTGGTTTTGGCATGCAG AATCCGTGAAAGGAAGGAATCTGTAACTGTGCTGTTGTGTGGTACCAGTGGCTGTGGGAAATCTACTTTGTCTGCATTACTG GGCAGCAGATTAGGAGTTACAACAGTGATATCCACTGATTCTATACGACACATGATGAGGAGTTTTGTAGATGAGAAGCAAAATCCTCTGCTTTGGGCTTCTACATACCATGCTGGGGAGTATTTAGATCCTGAGGCAGTTGGAGAAGCAAAGgctaaaagaaaagcaaagaaactGGCAGGCATTGCAAATTTGCGTTCTAAGGATGAATTGTCTGATGGTTATACAGCTGGGAAATCTGGTAGTGGAGCACCAGAGGTGACTTCTGGTACTGCTGAGTTTATTAGTCCGAAACAAATGGCGATTGAAGGGTTCAAGGCGCAAAGTGAGATGGTGATTGACAGTCTTGATCGTCTGATAACTGCATGGGAAGAGAGGAAAGAATCAGTAGTTGTTGAGGGTGTTCACTTGAGCCTTAATTTTGTG ATGGGGCTTATGAAGAAACATCCTTCAATTTTACCATTCATGATATACATTACAAATGAGGACAAACACATGGAGCGATTTGCGGTCCGTGCAAAGTACATGACACTGGACCCTGCTAAGAACAAATATGTGAAGTACATTAGAAACATCAGAACAATCCAAGAATATCTTTGCAAACGGGCAGACAAACATCTTGTCCCCAAAATCAACAATACAAATGTTGATAAGAGTGTGGCAGCTATCCATGCAACAGTCTTCAGCTGCCTACGAAGGCGGGAGGCAGGAGAACAGCTCTATGACCCTACCACAAATACCATTGCTCTTGTCGATGAGGAGTACAGGAACCAGTGTGCTGCAAACTCATTGAGCTCCAAGGGGATGTTTCAGCTTATTCAGAGAAAAGGTTCTTCTAGGCATCTGATGGCTCTTCTTAATACTGACGGGTCTGTTGCAAAGGCTTGGCCTGTTGATTCAGTAGATGGTAATGGGAAGTCTGGATCAGGCCAGGGGACCGATAGTGGAAAAGGGATTCCAATGTATGGACCATTGCAGATAGGCAAGGCTGAACCAGTTAATCTTCAGTTTGGGCACTTTGGGATCAGTGCTTGGCCCAGTGAGGGTGGCACGAGTCATGCTGGAAGTGTTGATGAGTCCAGGGCTGATGGGACTGATACAGGGAGCAGGTATTACTCCTCTTGTTGCAGCTCACCAAGGATGCTTGATGGGGCTGCCAAGGAG CTGAAGGAGGGGCTTTCAGTGCATGGCAGTGATGAAGAAGCTGACGATCCACCTGAGGTGGACAGTGATGAGGATCTTAGTGATGATGATGCTGAGAAGCACAACCATGAAGAG ATTGGCTCAGTTGACGAGGAATCATCAAAATCAGATGAAGAATACGATGATCTGGCAATGCAGGATGTACAGGAGAACGGTTATCGGTCAGACGATGATGAGGAGTCCAAAGACAGGCTTCCACCTATTTCTTGGGGCCATTCAAGCCCCAAGAGAGGAGACAAGTACAGGCAGAATCTAGAGCGCTTCCTTAGCACCAGAAGCGAGCAGGTGGCGGAACCACTACGCTCATACTCTTCCCTGCTCAGGGAGAAAGGTGAGAGGAGAATGTTGAATTCAGGCAgtctaaaaataagaaaacgTTCACTCAGCATTCCTGCCATTGGAAAGCATGAGTCCATGGTTGGTGATCCTATTCTCTCTGGAGCACCCCGGAGGTAG
- the LOC118034707 gene encoding P-loop NTPase domain-containing protein LPA1 homolog 1 isoform X2, producing the protein MRKKKEGKRKGKCLLDIRVRFCRVLCNSWDVKPVMLLREWTNLAEYAPSLFQISKRVFEVMRNEFSNEVSLSEEVEIRVVDASKENSEREDGLSSGGSLGKIEVSNRLVSEEDRNKSIPFELYKRRTTVVVRRESFLNVVCDALTEYKYVGPNQREDLVLACRIRERKESVTVLLCGTSGCGKSTLSALLGSRLGVTTVISTDSIRHMMRSFVDEKQNPLLWASTYHAGEYLDPEAVGEAKAKRKAKKLAGIANLRSKDELSDGYTAGKSGSGAPEVTSGTAEFISPKQMAIEGFKAQSEMVIDSLDRLITAWEERKESVVVEGVHLSLNFVMGLMKKHPSILPFMIYITNEDKHMERFAVRAKYMTLDPAKNKYVKYIRNIRTIQEYLCKRADKHLVPKINNTNVDKSVAAIHATVFSCLRRREAGEQLYDPTTNTIALVDEEYRNQCAANSLSSKGMFQLIQRKGSSRHLMALLNTDGSVAKAWPVDSVDGNGKSGSGQGTDSGKGIPMYGPLQIGKAEPVNLQFGHFGISAWPSEGGTSHAGSVDESRADGTDTGSRYYSSCCSSPRMLDGAAKELKEGLSVHGSDEEADDPPEVDSDEDLSDDDAEKHNHEEIGSVDEESSKSDEEYDDLAMQDVQENGYRSDDDEESKDRLPPISWGHSSPKRGDKYRQNLERFLSTRSEQVAEPLRSYSSLLREKGERRMLNSGSLKIRKRSLSIPAIGKHESMVGDPILSGAPRR; encoded by the exons AtgaggaagaaaaaagagggaaagagaaagggaaagtgTCTTTTAGATATACGCGTCCGGTTTTGCAGAGTACTCTGCAACTCATGGGATGTAAAGCCCGTCATGCTTTTAAG aGAGTGGACAAATCTTGCTGAGTATGCCCCTTCTCTTTTTCAGATTAGCAAAAGGGTTTTTGAGGTCATGAGAAATGAATTTTCAAACGAGGTTTCACTTTCTGAAGAAGTTGAGATAAGAGTGGTGGATGCTTCAAAAGAAAATTCAGAGAGGGAAGATGGCTTGTCGAGTGGAGGTAGCTTGGGCAAAATAGAGGTCAGCAATCGTTTGGTTTCAGAGGAAGATAGAAATAAGAGTATACCATTTGAATTGTACAAAAGGCGTACCACTGTAGTTGTTAGAAGGGAGAGTTTCTTGAATGTTGTTTGTGATGCTCTGACTGAATATAAGTATGTGGGGCCTAACCAGAGGGAGGACTTGGTTTTGGCATGCAG AATCCGTGAAAGGAAGGAATCTGTAACTGTGCTGTTGTGTGGTACCAGTGGCTGTGGGAAATCTACTTTGTCTGCATTACTG GGCAGCAGATTAGGAGTTACAACAGTGATATCCACTGATTCTATACGACACATGATGAGGAGTTTTGTAGATGAGAAGCAAAATCCTCTGCTTTGGGCTTCTACATACCATGCTGGGGAGTATTTAGATCCTGAGGCAGTTGGAGAAGCAAAGgctaaaagaaaagcaaagaaactGGCAGGCATTGCAAATTTGCGTTCTAAGGATGAATTGTCTGATGGTTATACAGCTGGGAAATCTGGTAGTGGAGCACCAGAGGTGACTTCTGGTACTGCTGAGTTTATTAGTCCGAAACAAATGGCGATTGAAGGGTTCAAGGCGCAAAGTGAGATGGTGATTGACAGTCTTGATCGTCTGATAACTGCATGGGAAGAGAGGAAAGAATCAGTAGTTGTTGAGGGTGTTCACTTGAGCCTTAATTTTGTG ATGGGGCTTATGAAGAAACATCCTTCAATTTTACCATTCATGATATACATTACAAATGAGGACAAACACATGGAGCGATTTGCGGTCCGTGCAAAGTACATGACACTGGACCCTGCTAAGAACAAATATGTGAAGTACATTAGAAACATCAGAACAATCCAAGAATATCTTTGCAAACGGGCAGACAAACATCTTGTCCCCAAAATCAACAATACAAATGTTGATAAGAGTGTGGCAGCTATCCATGCAACAGTCTTCAGCTGCCTACGAAGGCGGGAGGCAGGAGAACAGCTCTATGACCCTACCACAAATACCATTGCTCTTGTCGATGAGGAGTACAGGAACCAGTGTGCTGCAAACTCATTGAGCTCCAAGGGGATGTTTCAGCTTATTCAGAGAAAAGGTTCTTCTAGGCATCTGATGGCTCTTCTTAATACTGACGGGTCTGTTGCAAAGGCTTGGCCTGTTGATTCAGTAGATGGTAATGGGAAGTCTGGATCAGGCCAGGGGACCGATAGTGGAAAAGGGATTCCAATGTATGGACCATTGCAGATAGGCAAGGCTGAACCAGTTAATCTTCAGTTTGGGCACTTTGGGATCAGTGCTTGGCCCAGTGAGGGTGGCACGAGTCATGCTGGAAGTGTTGATGAGTCCAGGGCTGATGGGACTGATACAGGGAGCAGGTATTACTCCTCTTGTTGCAGCTCACCAAGGATGCTTGATGGGGCTGCCAAGGAG CTGAAGGAGGGGCTTTCAGTGCATGGCAGTGATGAAGAAGCTGACGATCCACCTGAGGTGGACAGTGATGAGGATCTTAGTGATGATGATGCTGAGAAGCACAACCATGAAGAG ATTGGCTCAGTTGACGAGGAATCATCAAAATCAGATGAAGAATACGATGATCTGGCAATGCAGGATGTACAGGAGAACGGTTATCGGTCAGACGATGATGAGGAGTCCAAAGACAGGCTTCCACCTATTTCTTGGGGCCATTCAAGCCCCAAGAGAGGAGACAAGTACAGGCAGAATCTAGAGCGCTTCCTTAGCACCAGAAGCGAGCAGGTGGCGGAACCACTACGCTCATACTCTTCCCTGCTCAGGGAGAAAGGTGAGAGGAGAATGTTGAATTCAGGCAgtctaaaaataagaaaacgTTCACTCAGCATTCCTGCCATTGGAAAGCATGAGTCCATGGTTGGTGATCCTATTCTCTCTGGAGCACCCCGGAGGTAG